In Aliiglaciecola sp. LCG003, a genomic segment contains:
- a CDS encoding SprT family zinc-dependent metalloprotease — MPTLSSILSFEQKQAARLTVNQFIDLANNSLSIKLNYPDLAFNQRGKIAGTAHLHKHLIKLNPVLLKDNEASFHDEVIAHEVAHIVTFHLFGKVRPHGPEWRHIMQHVFKKPAKTTHKMDTTKTQGQTVEYRCECGPVALSIRRHNKVIRHKQSYICRVCRQSLSEAIVRTNVG; from the coding sequence ATGCCAACATTATCATCCATTCTCAGTTTTGAACAAAAACAGGCTGCGCGTTTGACCGTTAATCAGTTTATTGATCTGGCGAACAATAGTTTGTCAATAAAATTGAATTACCCTGACTTGGCCTTTAATCAAAGGGGCAAAATAGCCGGAACGGCACATTTACACAAACATCTGATTAAGTTAAATCCTGTGCTATTAAAAGACAATGAGGCAAGCTTCCATGATGAAGTTATAGCCCATGAAGTGGCACATATAGTGACATTTCACTTGTTCGGTAAGGTCAGACCCCACGGTCCTGAGTGGCGCCACATCATGCAGCATGTTTTTAAAAAGCCAGCCAAGACCACCCATAAAATGGATACAACCAAGACTCAAGGCCAAACTGTAGAGTATCGATGCGAGTGTGGACCTGTGGCGCTAAGTATTCGTCGCCACAATAAAGTGATTCGTCACAAACAAAGCTATATCTGCAGAGTATGCCGACAAAGCTTGTCTGAGGCGATAGTTAGAACCAACGTTGGGTAA
- the yfbV gene encoding terminus macrodomain insulation protein YfbV — MSQTVTDMFRDGQEYMKTWPMQKELYALFPECRVISATKFSITVMPPLAVITAALLIGQNGTAFIPQSIAMGAFFLSLPMQGLMWLGFRSNQTLPPAMKAWYLDIHQKMALEGVRVAELRAKPRYKELARLLKTAFSELDKVFTQRWF, encoded by the coding sequence ATGTCTCAGACAGTTACAGATATGTTTCGTGATGGTCAGGAGTATATGAAAACTTGGCCAATGCAAAAAGAACTTTATGCACTTTTCCCTGAGTGCCGAGTGATTTCGGCTACAAAATTCTCAATTACTGTGATGCCACCTTTGGCGGTGATCACCGCTGCATTGCTGATTGGTCAAAATGGTACCGCTTTTATTCCTCAATCTATCGCTATGGGCGCCTTCTTTCTAAGTTTACCCATGCAAGGCTTGATGTGGTTAGGTTTCCGCTCAAATCAAACATTACCTCCAGCGATGAAAGCCTGGTACTTGGACATCCATCAAAAGATGGCATTGGAAGGGGTCAGGGTTGCAGAATTACGGGCGAAACCTCGCTACAAAGAACTAGCCAGACTATTGAAAACTGCCTTTAGCGAACTTGATAAAGTCTTTACCCAACGTTGGTTCTAA
- the trxB gene encoding thioredoxin-disulfide reductase gives MSDVRHVRLLILGSGPAGYSAAVYAARANLNPVLLTGIQQGGQLTTTTEVENWPGDPEGLTGPDLMVRMQKHAEKFDTEIIFDHINETDLSKRPFTLKGDNGTYTCDALIIATGASAKYLGMESETAFMGKGVSACATCDGFFYRNQKVAVVGGGNTAVEEALYLSNIASEVHVIHRREEFRSEKILADRLMEKSKNGNVVLHLNRTLDEVLGDDMGVTGIRIKDANSDATENVDVMGLFIAIGHKPNTDIFDGELAMKDGYIKIKSGLEGNATQTSVPGVFAAGDVCDHVYRQAITSAGTGCMAALDAEKYLDALES, from the coding sequence ATGTCTGATGTAAGACACGTACGTCTTTTGATTTTAGGTTCTGGCCCAGCCGGTTATTCTGCCGCGGTTTACGCTGCTCGGGCAAACCTAAACCCAGTGTTATTAACTGGCATTCAGCAAGGTGGGCAACTAACAACTACCACAGAAGTAGAGAATTGGCCTGGCGATCCAGAAGGGTTAACTGGGCCTGACTTGATGGTCAGAATGCAAAAACACGCTGAAAAATTCGATACTGAAATCATTTTTGATCATATCAATGAGACCGATTTATCCAAGCGCCCTTTCACGCTCAAAGGGGATAATGGTACTTATACCTGCGATGCATTGATCATCGCTACAGGCGCTTCTGCTAAGTATTTAGGTATGGAGTCTGAAACGGCATTTATGGGTAAAGGTGTGTCAGCCTGTGCAACCTGTGATGGTTTTTTCTATCGAAATCAGAAAGTTGCAGTTGTGGGTGGCGGTAATACTGCGGTTGAAGAGGCTCTATATTTATCCAATATCGCCTCTGAGGTTCATGTTATTCACCGACGTGAAGAATTTAGAAGTGAAAAGATCCTAGCTGATCGTTTGATGGAAAAATCTAAAAATGGCAATGTGGTTTTACATCTCAATCGCACCTTAGATGAAGTTTTAGGTGATGATATGGGCGTAACTGGTATCAGAATTAAAGATGCTAACTCCGACGCCACTGAAAATGTTGATGTTATGGGGTTATTTATTGCCATTGGTCACAAACCCAATACCGATATTTTCGATGGTGAACTGGCCATGAAAGATGGCTACATTAAGATTAAAAGCGGCCTTGAAGGAAATGCGACACAAACCAGTGTTCCCGGTGTATTTGCCGCTGGTGATGTATGTGACCACGTTTATAGACAAGCGATTACCTCTGCGGGTACCGGATGTATGGCCGCCCTTGATGCCGAAAAATACCTAGATGCATTAGAAAGCTAA
- the clpA gene encoding ATP-dependent Clp protease ATP-binding subunit ClpA: MLNKDLEQTLNEAFIFAREHRHEFMTVEHLLLALVDNKAAREALKACGANIDSIKAELIDFVKDTTPLIMDDQTTDRETQPTLGFQRVLQRAVFHVQSSGKEEVTGANVLVAIFSEQESQAVYILKKADVTRLDVVNFISHGVSKNEDESADIDNHDESVEGEENTSILEKYSSNLNVLAKEGKIDPLIGRDAELERTIQILCRRRKNNPLLVGEAGVGKTAIAEGLAYRIVNSEVPEVIASATVYSLDLGALLAGTKYRGDFEKRLKGILKELSKDEEAILFIDEIHTIIGAGAASGGVMDASNLLKPKLSSGELRCIGSTTYQEYQGIFEKDRALARRFQKIDVAEPSVLDTTKILMGLKSRYEKHHNVRYTNQAIKAASELSAKYINERHLPDKAIDVIDEAGASQQLLPSSKRKKTIGLNDIEHVIAKMARIPEKSVSASDKETLKNLTRDLKLVVFGQDEAIETLSDAIRLSRSGLGNETKPIGNFMFAGPTGVGKTEVTQQLAKIMGVELIRFDMSEYMERHAVSRLIGAPPGYVGFDQGGLLTDAVIKNPYCVVLLDEIEKAHSDIYNILLQVMDHGTLTDNNGRKVDFRNVVLVMTTNAGVQETVRKSIGFKQQDHSHDAKSEINKIFTPEFRNRLDATIWFNHLESDVILQVVDKFFVELQVQLDAKGVSLEIDAEARAWLAEKGYDRSMGARPMARVMQEHVKKELANELLFGKLMKGGSVKITLSEDKLNFKYTNADSKEPSEA; encoded by the coding sequence ATGTTAAATAAAGATTTAGAGCAAACCCTTAACGAAGCGTTCATCTTCGCCAGAGAGCATCGTCATGAATTTATGACAGTCGAACACTTGCTGCTCGCGCTAGTTGATAATAAAGCCGCTAGAGAGGCGCTTAAGGCCTGTGGAGCTAATATTGACTCGATCAAAGCTGAGTTAATTGACTTCGTCAAAGATACCACGCCCTTGATAATGGACGACCAAACTACAGACCGAGAAACCCAACCGACACTTGGCTTTCAGCGAGTCTTGCAACGTGCTGTATTTCATGTTCAATCTTCCGGTAAAGAAGAAGTCACAGGTGCCAACGTTTTGGTGGCGATTTTCAGTGAGCAGGAGTCGCAAGCGGTTTATATATTGAAAAAAGCCGACGTGACCCGCTTGGATGTGGTTAACTTTATTTCTCACGGCGTGAGTAAAAATGAAGATGAGTCTGCAGATATCGACAATCACGATGAAAGCGTTGAAGGGGAAGAGAATACTTCTATTTTAGAAAAGTATTCGTCGAACTTAAATGTGCTGGCCAAAGAAGGTAAAATTGATCCTCTTATCGGTCGTGATGCAGAATTAGAAAGAACCATTCAGATCCTATGTCGTCGGCGTAAAAATAATCCACTGCTTGTGGGTGAAGCTGGGGTGGGGAAAACCGCTATTGCAGAAGGACTGGCTTACAGAATCGTTAATTCTGAAGTGCCAGAAGTGATAGCCTCAGCGACGGTATATTCACTTGATTTAGGTGCATTATTGGCGGGTACTAAATACCGTGGGGATTTCGAAAAACGCCTTAAAGGTATTTTGAAAGAACTCAGCAAAGATGAAGAAGCGATTTTATTCATTGATGAAATCCACACTATCATAGGGGCAGGCGCCGCTTCTGGTGGTGTCATGGATGCATCTAATTTACTTAAGCCCAAGTTGAGTAGCGGTGAATTGCGCTGTATTGGCTCTACTACCTATCAAGAGTATCAAGGCATATTTGAAAAAGATCGTGCCTTAGCAAGACGTTTCCAGAAAATAGATGTTGCCGAGCCTAGTGTGCTAGATACCACTAAAATTTTGATGGGATTGAAAAGTCGCTATGAAAAACATCATAACGTCCGGTATACAAATCAAGCAATAAAAGCGGCCTCTGAACTGTCAGCTAAATATATTAACGAGCGACATCTACCAGACAAAGCAATCGATGTGATTGATGAAGCGGGGGCAAGCCAACAGCTATTGCCATCATCGAAGCGTAAAAAAACCATAGGTTTAAACGATATTGAGCATGTTATTGCCAAAATGGCGAGGATCCCTGAGAAGTCCGTATCGGCTTCTGACAAGGAAACGCTGAAGAATCTGACCCGAGACCTTAAGTTAGTAGTATTCGGTCAAGACGAAGCGATAGAGACCCTCTCGGATGCTATCCGCTTGTCTCGCTCCGGTTTGGGTAATGAAACTAAGCCAATCGGTAATTTCATGTTCGCTGGTCCTACGGGTGTAGGTAAAACTGAAGTTACTCAACAGTTAGCCAAAATTATGGGCGTTGAGTTAATTCGATTCGATATGTCCGAGTATATGGAAAGACACGCTGTTAGTAGATTGATAGGTGCACCGCCAGGATACGTTGGTTTTGATCAGGGTGGTTTACTAACTGATGCCGTGATTAAAAATCCGTATTGCGTGGTGTTATTGGATGAAATAGAAAAAGCCCATAGCGATATTTATAATATCTTATTGCAAGTGATGGATCATGGAACCTTAACCGATAATAACGGCCGTAAAGTTGATTTTCGAAATGTGGTATTAGTCATGACCACCAATGCTGGCGTGCAAGAGACAGTGCGAAAATCAATTGGCTTTAAACAACAAGACCATAGTCATGATGCTAAGAGTGAAATCAATAAAATATTCACGCCTGAGTTTAGAAACCGTCTAGATGCGACCATTTGGTTTAATCATTTGGAGTCAGATGTGATTTTACAAGTTGTTGATAAATTCTTTGTGGAATTACAAGTTCAGCTTGATGCCAAAGGTGTCTCTCTTGAAATAGATGCCGAAGCTAGAGCTTGGTTAGCGGAAAAAGGTTATGACAGGTCAATGGGCGCTCGTCCAATGGCTAGAGTGATGCAAGAGCATGTTAAGAAAGAGTTGGCCAATGAATTATTGTTTGGCAAGCTGATGAAAGGCGGTAGTGTGAAAATCACCTTGTCTGAAGATAAGTTGAACTTTAAATATACTAATGCCGACAGTAAAGAGCCTAGTGAAGCCTAA
- the clpS gene encoding ATP-dependent Clp protease adapter ClpS, with the protein MSKDNIISIDHEKQKEAVKKKVEPPPMYKVLLNNDDYTPMDFVIEVLMRFFNADAEKANQLMLTVHYRGKAVCAIYTAQIAETKVMQVNQYARKHQHPLMCTMEQA; encoded by the coding sequence ATGAGCAAAGATAATATAATTAGTATCGACCACGAAAAGCAAAAGGAAGCGGTCAAAAAGAAAGTCGAACCGCCGCCAATGTACAAGGTTTTACTAAATAATGATGATTACACGCCGATGGATTTTGTTATTGAAGTATTGATGCGTTTTTTCAACGCTGACGCGGAAAAAGCCAATCAGTTGATGTTGACAGTGCACTATCGCGGTAAAGCTGTTTGTGCTATTTATACTGCACAGATAGCTGAAACTAAAGTCATGCAGGTCAATCAATATGCCCGTAAACATCAACATCCATTGATGTGTACAATGGAACAAGCATAG
- the sppA gene encoding signal peptide peptidase SppA, producing the protein MANGTSWTKSFFTGIWSVLNFSRKLFFNIIFIVLAIGLIFVLLKDDGKIIVPNDSALVLNLEGDVVIEKRYVDPLDKFLVQALGQKDDNPEVLLQDVLFVLENAKHDKRIKTLVLQLQGMGSAGMDKLHQIATAIDSFKESGKPVYAFGDFYSQNQYYLASRADKVYLNPMGAMMFEGYGRYRTYFKAALDKLKVTTHIFKVGTYKSAIEPFIRDDMSDAAKEANQAWLSSLWQQYKQDVAKARNLSEENFDEEIETFLSKFEQVDADFAKYALDNGWVDGLKTREEIRQEMLALVGPDKDEKSFKQINLDQYLSVIKTPFKLPNIETDKVAIVVAKGAILNGTQKAGDVGGDSTAELLRKARLDETVKAVVLYVDSPGGSAFASEIIRQEIENLKVANKPVVALMSTYAASGGYWISASADKIISAPSTITGSIGIFGMFMTYENSLDYLGIHTDGVGTTDFAGIGATRELDPRVGQLIQMSINHGYKQFIGLVAEERNMSLEAVDSIAQGRVWIGETALDLGLVDSLGYIDDAVESAATLAGLEEYDTQYVQRDMSASERFWKEFFGQASMMVGETNIQQDESKLMGVVKHFVKQLDTVAKFNDPKGVYAHCLACEIK; encoded by the coding sequence ATGGCAAATGGAACAAGTTGGACCAAATCTTTCTTTACGGGAATCTGGTCAGTATTAAATTTTAGCAGGAAACTGTTTTTCAACATTATATTTATAGTGTTAGCAATCGGTCTAATATTCGTTCTGTTGAAAGATGACGGTAAAATTATAGTACCGAATGATAGTGCCTTGGTACTCAACCTAGAGGGTGATGTAGTCATCGAAAAGCGCTATGTCGACCCTTTGGATAAATTCTTAGTCCAAGCCCTAGGACAAAAAGATGATAATCCGGAAGTCCTATTGCAAGATGTTTTATTTGTGCTAGAGAATGCTAAGCATGATAAGCGCATCAAAACATTAGTTTTACAGCTACAGGGCATGGGCAGTGCTGGGATGGATAAATTACATCAAATAGCAACTGCAATTGATAGTTTTAAAGAAAGCGGCAAACCAGTTTACGCGTTTGGTGATTTTTATTCGCAAAATCAATATTACTTAGCCAGTCGTGCCGATAAGGTTTACCTAAACCCTATGGGTGCAATGATGTTTGAAGGTTATGGTCGTTACCGTACCTATTTCAAAGCAGCACTAGATAAGCTAAAAGTGACTACTCATATATTTAAGGTGGGTACCTATAAATCAGCCATTGAACCCTTCATTAGAGATGATATGTCTGATGCGGCAAAAGAGGCTAACCAAGCTTGGTTATCTTCCTTGTGGCAGCAATATAAGCAAGATGTCGCTAAAGCTCGAAATCTTTCTGAAGAAAATTTTGATGAAGAGATTGAAACCTTCTTAAGTAAGTTTGAGCAGGTTGATGCAGACTTTGCTAAGTATGCTTTAGACAATGGTTGGGTTGATGGTCTTAAGACCCGTGAAGAAATCCGCCAGGAAATGCTTGCCTTAGTGGGTCCAGATAAAGATGAAAAATCTTTTAAGCAGATTAACTTAGACCAGTATCTAAGCGTCATCAAAACCCCCTTTAAACTGCCTAATATAGAGACTGATAAAGTTGCCATCGTAGTTGCCAAGGGCGCTATTTTAAATGGCACACAAAAAGCAGGTGATGTGGGCGGCGATAGTACTGCAGAGTTGTTGCGCAAAGCACGCCTTGATGAAACAGTCAAAGCCGTAGTGTTATACGTTGATTCTCCAGGTGGCAGCGCATTCGCCTCAGAAATTATCCGCCAAGAAATTGAAAACCTCAAAGTGGCCAATAAACCTGTTGTAGCACTAATGAGTACCTATGCCGCTTCGGGTGGGTATTGGATCTCGGCCAGCGCAGATAAAATAATATCAGCGCCCAGCACTATTACTGGGTCAATCGGAATCTTTGGGATGTTTATGACCTACGAGAATTCCCTCGATTACCTAGGTATTCATACCGATGGGGTTGGTACCACTGATTTTGCTGGAATAGGCGCCACCCGTGAACTGGATCCTAGAGTCGGTCAATTAATACAAATGAGTATTAATCATGGGTATAAGCAATTTATTGGTTTGGTGGCTGAAGAGCGCAATATGAGTTTAGAAGCGGTTGACAGTATTGCTCAAGGTCGCGTTTGGATAGGCGAGACGGCGCTTGATTTAGGCTTGGTGGATAGCTTAGGCTATATTGATGATGCTGTGGAAAGTGCCGCGACATTAGCAGGCTTAGAAGAATATGACACTCAATATGTTCAGCGCGATATGAGCGCTAGCGAACGTTTTTGGAAAGAGTTCTTCGGACAAGCATCAATGATGGTTGGCGAAACCAATATCCAACAAGATGAGTCTAAATTAATGGGCGTGGTGAAACATTTTGTTAAACAATTAGACACTGTTGCTAAGTTTAATGATCCTAAAGGTGTTTACGCACACTGTTTAGCTTGTGAAATAAAGTAG
- a CDS encoding NAD(P)H nitroreductase: MQAIDLLLNRRSQPRLAEPAPQGEALDNIMQAALRAPDHKCLTPWKFVVCQGRGLTKLGTIFEQAAINSDLDDKQVERAPQLPLRAPMVIVAIAKYQQHDKVPWVEQVASAACAVHAMQMAAVAQGFGGVWRTGDYAQNDEVKCAFYLEEKDEILGFLYLGTPVNEAMPPPSRNAPDYFEFWD; the protein is encoded by the coding sequence ATGCAAGCCATAGATCTGCTCCTAAACCGTCGCTCTCAACCACGTCTAGCTGAACCTGCTCCCCAAGGTGAGGCTTTAGACAATATCATGCAGGCAGCGTTGCGTGCGCCGGATCATAAATGTTTAACCCCTTGGAAATTTGTCGTCTGTCAGGGTAGGGGGTTAACTAAGCTCGGCACCATTTTCGAGCAAGCTGCAATTAACTCAGATTTAGATGACAAACAGGTAGAGCGCGCTCCCCAATTACCTTTGCGAGCCCCCATGGTCATAGTCGCAATTGCAAAATATCAACAGCATGACAAAGTACCTTGGGTCGAACAAGTTGCATCTGCAGCTTGTGCGGTACATGCCATGCAAATGGCTGCAGTCGCTCAGGGCTTTGGAGGTGTCTGGCGCACCGGCGATTATGCGCAAAATGACGAGGTGAAGTGTGCATTTTACCTCGAAGAAAAAGATGAAATTTTGGGTTTCTTATACTTGGGAACCCCCGTCAATGAGGCCATGCCGCCTCCTAGTCGAAATGCTCCAGACTATTTTGAATTTTGGGATTAA
- a CDS encoding arginyltransferase, with translation MKFGITDRFECSYLADQLEQLLVLVPSQNTTATPTEYDALLDAGFRRSGEQIYRPHCAACDACQSIRLPVKDFKPSKSQRRIINKNSDIQVFASFDNKPEYFSIYQQYINQRHANGSMYPALPHQYESFTSSDWLNVIYVEFFLNQELIAIAVTDELPNSLSALYTFFKPEYEHRSLGTLAIIHQLELAKKRDKQYLYLGYQVDACQKMNYKANFHPHERFIEHKWHLIKKNSR, from the coding sequence ATGAAATTTGGTATCACGGATAGATTCGAATGCAGTTACCTTGCTGATCAACTAGAACAGTTATTAGTTTTGGTCCCTAGTCAAAATACTACGGCAACACCCACTGAATACGACGCCCTACTTGATGCCGGATTCCGGCGCAGTGGAGAGCAAATTTATCGCCCACATTGTGCAGCTTGCGATGCTTGTCAATCCATACGGCTACCGGTCAAGGATTTCAAGCCTTCCAAGAGCCAAAGGCGCATCATTAATAAAAATAGCGACATACAGGTTTTTGCCAGCTTTGATAACAAACCTGAATATTTTTCTATCTACCAACAATACATTAACCAACGCCATGCAAATGGGAGTATGTACCCTGCTCTACCCCATCAATATGAAAGTTTCACCAGTAGTGATTGGTTAAATGTCATCTATGTTGAATTCTTTTTAAACCAAGAGCTGATCGCTATTGCAGTCACCGATGAACTTCCCAATAGTTTATCCGCTCTGTACACATTCTTTAAGCCTGAATATGAGCATCGTTCGTTAGGCACTTTGGCGATTATTCATCAGCTTGAGCTGGCAAAAAAACGTGATAAGCAATATTTGTATTTAGGCTATCAAGTCGATGCCTGTCAAAAAATGAACTATAAGGCGAATTTTCACCCCCACGAACGCTTTATTGAGCATAAATGGCACTTAATCAAAAAAAATAGCAGGTAA
- the aat gene encoding leucyl/phenylalanyl-tRNA--protein transferase encodes MISLPKLDHTSTFPDVENALVDPNGLLAFGGDLSVERLLSAYASGIFPWFGEGEPILWWSPDPRGVIFVDDYHPSKSLLKHIRRIKPQVSINLAFDQVIDTCAHIPRTDNGTWITAEMIQGYKNLHKSGHAHSVEVWLDNELIGGLYGVYSNSVFCGESMFSKQTNGSKIALHYLVQYLARFKVKLIDCQMQNPHLATLGCVTVARKQFLSYLKKYNKQPIQIPWLAQQLTL; translated from the coding sequence ATGATTTCGCTACCTAAATTAGACCATACCTCAACGTTTCCTGATGTAGAAAATGCACTTGTCGACCCTAACGGATTACTCGCCTTCGGAGGGGATTTATCAGTAGAAAGGCTGTTAAGTGCTTATGCCTCAGGGATCTTTCCTTGGTTTGGAGAAGGCGAGCCAATTCTTTGGTGGTCGCCAGACCCTAGAGGCGTAATATTTGTGGATGATTATCATCCCAGCAAAAGTCTGCTGAAACACATCCGTAGAATTAAACCACAAGTATCCATTAACTTAGCCTTTGATCAGGTGATCGATACTTGTGCCCATATACCTCGTACTGACAATGGCACCTGGATCACGGCAGAGATGATCCAAGGCTATAAAAACTTGCACAAAAGCGGTCACGCCCACTCTGTAGAGGTTTGGCTCGATAATGAGCTTATTGGTGGGCTTTATGGTGTTTATAGCAACAGTGTGTTCTGTGGTGAATCAATGTTTAGTAAGCAGACAAATGGTTCTAAAATAGCACTGCATTATTTAGTGCAGTATCTAGCACGTTTTAAAGTCAAACTTATAGACTGCCAGATGCAAAACCCGCACTTAGCCACCTTGGGCTGTGTCACAGTTGCCAGAAAGCAGTTTTTAAGCTATTTAAAGAAATATAATAAACAACCAATCCAAATACCTTGGCTCGCCCAACAATTGACGTTATGA
- the cspD gene encoding cold shock domain-containing protein CspD, protein MALGKVKWFNNAKGFGFIVPDDGGEDIFAHYSTIKMDGYRSLKAGQEVTYEVQQGPKGLHAENIGISDEPER, encoded by the coding sequence ATGGCGCTTGGAAAAGTCAAATGGTTTAACAATGCAAAGGGCTTTGGTTTTATTGTTCCTGATGATGGTGGTGAGGACATTTTTGCCCACTACTCTACTATCAAAATGGATGGTTACCGTTCCCTGAAAGCGGGACAGGAAGTGACTTATGAAGTTCAGCAAGGCCCAAAAGGCTTACATGCTGAAAATATTGGTATTAGTGACGAACCTGAAAGATAG
- the infA gene encoding translation initiation factor IF-1 — MAKEDCIEMEGTVLDTLPNTMFRVELENGHVVTAHISGKMRKNYIRILTGDKVTVEMTPYDLSKGRIIYRAR; from the coding sequence ATGGCGAAAGAAGACTGTATTGAAATGGAAGGTACCGTATTGGATACACTTCCAAATACTATGTTCCGCGTTGAATTAGAGAACGGGCACGTCGTCACCGCGCATATTTCCGGGAAGATGCGTAAAAACTATATTCGAATTTTAACTGGTGACAAAGTTACAGTAGAAATGACACCTTACGATTTAAGTAAAGGTCGTATCATTTATCGCGCCAGATAA
- a CDS encoding DoxX family protein, producing MGLLDKFKTSQDLMARIQIMDGLAPLLIRIYLAPIFIQAGWGKLASVEDTAAYFGNANWGLGLPFPDILAVLAGGAEFIGGWFLLFGFLTRLIAIPLMVTMLVAALTAHWQYGWHALPETTLTVPWEWRMDLIEGAVERKEAAKNVLQQYGDYAWLTEHGNITILKNGVEFTATYFIMLLVLFFSGGGRFTSLDYFVQKFVRQSS from the coding sequence ATGGGATTACTGGATAAATTTAAAACCAGCCAAGATCTCATGGCTCGGATACAAATTATGGACGGATTAGCGCCATTGTTAATTCGAATTTACCTCGCACCTATATTTATTCAAGCTGGTTGGGGGAAGTTAGCCTCAGTGGAAGACACGGCTGCCTATTTTGGCAATGCCAACTGGGGATTGGGATTACCTTTTCCTGACATTTTAGCCGTGTTGGCAGGCGGGGCGGAGTTCATCGGTGGATGGTTTTTGTTATTCGGATTTTTAACTCGGTTAATTGCCATTCCTCTGATGGTGACAATGTTGGTTGCCGCGCTAACTGCCCATTGGCAATATGGTTGGCATGCCTTACCGGAGACTACTTTAACTGTGCCATGGGAGTGGCGTATGGATCTCATTGAAGGAGCAGTTGAACGTAAAGAAGCAGCTAAAAATGTGTTACAACAATATGGCGACTATGCTTGGCTGACAGAGCATGGCAATATCACCATACTGAAGAACGGTGTCGAATTTACTGCGACCTATTTCATAATGTTATTGGTATTATTTTTCAGTGGTGGTGGTCGATTCACTAGCCTAGATTACTTTGTGCAAAAATTTGTTAGGCAATCATCTTAA